One Lactobacillus sp. ESL0785 DNA window includes the following coding sequences:
- a CDS encoding FIVAR domain-containing protein: MKKRNKIISILAAATMIAPVALVTATQPQVAAAKTQKGTFTIEKDNTVHVYDPSGHLYTSKSNPKLPVQVDYDDLLILNDEPSFKYLGYRTINGERYLNLGHNGYVKLADVNTIDGKNIQQGKLVLGSNARVYNRNGKKTPQVLNSGTFIKYADKIEPISELKDYYCAKYDKVPQTNKAYGVQRFWLPYQPIKGKDYYALGHGKFIKAANVKYINGSQLYTDKTITVTANHDLKVYRGPLNYSNSDDANAFNDTNLTIKKGQKVKVDHALYVTNEDPDYYYRLAGKDEYIDGKGNVSGATTKLETMAYEDLSSTTVGYTTNAQIYTAKGTDMFPGQYIDSINSLPTATVNELVYLWVPSDQKAELFYRLNNQNITLTNNATPTKDTQPIKKHVVNGYLKASDAVYARGQYLSPLNSAQDAEKDKVTATTSDKQALQDLISKSATTQKSDSYRLSNGDLRGNYDAALANAKDIIAANDATLSDVKLATLQLKNAEQALNGKKVVVKNINKLTNSEAYSIIMLASRAFEGKYQEDNVIYDSTKHTLTVMETVDQGNYKFKDIPHVLDIADYATQEK; this comes from the coding sequence ATGAAAAAACGTAATAAAATAATTTCTATTCTTGCTGCAGCAACAATGATTGCTCCAGTAGCACTAGTAACAGCCACCCAGCCACAGGTTGCTGCAGCTAAAACACAAAAAGGGACTTTTACCATTGAAAAAGATAATACCGTTCATGTCTATGATCCATCCGGCCATCTTTACACCAGTAAATCTAATCCTAAATTACCAGTTCAAGTTGACTATGATGATTTGCTAATCTTAAATGATGAACCATCCTTTAAATATCTTGGTTACCGTACTATTAACGGTGAACGTTACCTAAATTTAGGACATAACGGCTATGTAAAACTTGCTGATGTTAATACAATTGATGGTAAAAATATTCAACAAGGAAAACTAGTTTTAGGTAGTAATGCCCGCGTTTATAATCGAAATGGTAAAAAGACACCACAAGTTCTCAACTCTGGTACTTTTATTAAATATGCTGATAAAATTGAGCCAATTTCGGAATTAAAAGACTATTATTGTGCTAAATATGATAAAGTTCCGCAAACTAATAAAGCTTATGGTGTCCAGCGTTTCTGGCTACCTTACCAACCAATTAAAGGAAAAGATTATTATGCATTAGGTCATGGTAAATTCATTAAAGCAGCTAACGTTAAATATATCAATGGTTCCCAACTATACACTGATAAGACTATTACTGTTACAGCTAATCATGATCTAAAAGTTTACCGTGGACCACTTAATTATTCAAATAGTGATGATGCAAATGCATTTAACGACACCAATTTGACCATTAAAAAGGGGCAAAAAGTCAAAGTTGATCATGCACTTTACGTAACAAATGAAGATCCTGATTACTACTATCGTTTAGCTGGTAAGGATGAATACATCGATGGCAAAGGCAACGTTAGTGGTGCTACTACAAAATTAGAAACGATGGCATATGAAGACTTATCATCAACAACTGTTGGTTACACAACTAATGCCCAAATTTATACAGCTAAAGGGACCGACATGTTCCCCGGACAATATATTGACTCAATTAATAGCCTACCAACAGCCACAGTTAATGAGTTAGTTTATCTTTGGGTACCCAGCGATCAAAAGGCTGAACTCTTTTACCGGTTAAATAACCAAAATATTACTCTAACAAATAACGCCACACCAACTAAGGACACTCAGCCAATTAAAAAACATGTAGTTAATGGCTATCTCAAGGCTAGTGATGCTGTTTATGCTAGAGGTCAATACTTATCACCACTAAATAGTGCCCAAGATGCTGAAAAAGATAAAGTAACTGCTACTACTAGTGATAAGCAGGCTTTACAAGACCTAATTAGTAAAAGTGCCACTACACAAAAATCAGACAGTTATCGCTTATCTAATGGCGACTTGCGTGGCAATTATGATGCTGCTTTAGCTAATGCTAAGGATATTATTGCTGCAAATGATGCTACTCTAAGTGATGTTAAGCTGGCTACATTACAATTAAAAAATGCTGAACAAGCATTAAATGGTAAAAAAGTCGTCGTTAAAAACATCAACAAATTGACTAATAGTGAAGCTTACAGTATTATAATGTTGGCATCACGTGCTTTTGAAGGCAAATATCAAGAAGACAATGTAATATATGATAGTACCAAACATACATTGACCGTTATGGAAACCGTTGATCAAGGTAATTATAAATTCAAGGATATTCCCCATGTATTGGACATTGCCGATTACGCGACACAAGAAAAATAA
- a CDS encoding histidine phosphatase family protein, translating to MKKWMKAVVSTISVLALFLGTAKTAAAKKVRTNKPVVIYLTRHGETTANVMHLAQGWSDFTLTDNGVKGAQYLGMGLKGTKFQAAYSGDLTRQEKTAQGALKYSGNKKVKLQIDPRLRECNYGSYEGRPDMAKNVPEIAAYYGYDNVTDFQTKTGKLFQNKMQDGYYALDQANKLNTTLPEQYRAEKSTVVQQRMTAALTAIAKKQQKKGGNVLVVSSGMAINMFLSTQDYPQYQGTGLANDAVTKLTYQNGKFKLSGPIGDLKYFDAGKKLADK from the coding sequence ATGAAAAAATGGATGAAAGCAGTTGTTTCAACTATTAGTGTTTTGGCATTATTTTTGGGTACTGCTAAAACCGCTGCTGCCAAAAAAGTGAGAACCAATAAACCGGTTGTTATTTATTTAACACGACATGGTGAAACTACGGCTAATGTAATGCATTTAGCTCAAGGATGGAGTGATTTTACTCTAACTGACAATGGTGTTAAAGGTGCACAGTACTTAGGTATGGGCCTTAAAGGCACTAAGTTTCAAGCAGCATATTCTGGTGATTTAACTCGTCAGGAAAAAACGGCTCAAGGTGCTTTAAAGTATTCAGGTAACAAAAAGGTGAAATTACAAATCGATCCGCGCTTACGTGAATGCAATTATGGTAGTTATGAAGGTCGTCCTGACATGGCTAAAAATGTTCCAGAAATTGCAGCATATTACGGTTATGATAACGTTACTGATTTTCAAACTAAGACTGGTAAATTATTCCAGAATAAGATGCAGGACGGATACTATGCTTTAGATCAAGCTAACAAGTTAAACACTACATTGCCTGAACAGTATCGTGCAGAAAAATCAACGGTTGTTCAACAACGGATGACAGCTGCCTTAACAGCAATTGCTAAAAAGCAACAGAAGAAGGGCGGCAATGTCCTTGTGGTGAGTTCAGGAATGGCAATTAACATGTTTTTGTCAACACAAGACTATCCACAATATCAAGGTACAGGCTTAGCTAATGATGCAGTTACTAAGTTGACTTATCAGAATGGTAAGTTCAAGTTATCTGGTCCAATTGGTGACCTAAAGTACTTTGATGCTGGTAAAAAATTAGCAGATAAATAA
- a CDS encoding 6-phospho-beta-glucosidase codes for METNNFPKDFLWGGATAANQLEGAYQEGGKGLSLPDVLPGGKERMTVVNAPDFDFTIDPKRFYPNHIGNDHYHHFKEDIALFAEMGFKCYRFSIAWSRIFPNGDETEPNEEGLKFYDALIDECLKYKIEPVITISHYELPLNLVKKYGGWKNKQLIDFYERFARTVLTRYHDKVKYWMTFNEINSAAHFPVMSQGLVASNGANDKKNIYQAWHNQFVGSSKAVKIGHELDPDLKIGCMILYATTYSYDCDPKNQLAALQDNQANNFFCADVQVRGHYPAYTKSLLARNGVKLSDLDYTQEELDLLAKNPVDYIGFSYYMSSVVDVTHEKHETVNGNLMGGVKNPFLKSSDWGWQIDPTGLRIALNQLSDRYQKPVFIVENGLGAIDQPDDNHYVADDYRINYLREHIKAIAGAIDDGVDVMGYTPWGCIDLVSASTGEMSKRYGFIYVDENDRCEGSFKRYKKKSFDWYKQVIATNGQDLG; via the coding sequence ATGGAAACAAATAATTTTCCTAAAGACTTTCTATGGGGTGGTGCCACTGCTGCCAACCAATTAGAAGGTGCCTATCAAGAAGGTGGCAAAGGCTTGTCATTGCCTGATGTTTTGCCTGGTGGTAAGGAACGGATGACAGTTGTTAATGCTCCTGATTTTGATTTTACGATTGATCCTAAGCGTTTTTATCCTAATCATATTGGAAATGACCACTACCATCATTTTAAAGAAGATATTGCTTTGTTTGCGGAAATGGGCTTCAAGTGTTACCGTTTTTCAATTGCTTGGTCAAGAATTTTTCCTAATGGTGATGAAACTGAACCTAATGAAGAAGGTTTGAAGTTTTACGATGCCCTAATCGATGAATGCTTGAAATACAAGATTGAGCCAGTAATTACTATTTCACACTATGAATTACCATTGAATTTGGTTAAGAAGTATGGTGGCTGGAAGAATAAGCAATTAATCGACTTTTATGAGCGATTTGCTCGGACAGTGTTAACTCGTTACCATGACAAAGTTAAATATTGGATGACCTTCAACGAAATCAACAGTGCTGCGCACTTCCCAGTAATGAGTCAAGGGTTAGTTGCTTCTAACGGGGCTAACGATAAGAAGAATATCTATCAAGCTTGGCATAATCAATTTGTTGGTAGTAGTAAAGCTGTTAAAATTGGTCATGAATTAGATCCTGATTTAAAGATTGGTTGCATGATTTTATATGCTACTACTTACAGTTATGACTGTGATCCTAAGAACCAGTTAGCTGCATTGCAAGATAATCAAGCTAATAATTTCTTCTGTGCAGATGTTCAAGTACGGGGACACTACCCAGCTTATACTAAGAGCTTACTTGCTCGGAATGGTGTTAAGTTGAGCGATCTTGACTATACTCAAGAGGAATTAGATCTATTAGCTAAGAATCCTGTTGATTATATTGGCTTTAGTTACTATATGTCATCAGTTGTTGATGTGACTCATGAAAAGCACGAAACAGTTAATGGTAACTTGATGGGTGGCGTGAAAAACCCATTCTTGAAGAGTAGTGACTGGGGCTGGCAGATTGACCCAACTGGTCTGCGAATTGCATTAAACCAATTATCTGACCGGTATCAAAAGCCAGTTTTCATCGTTGAAAATGGTCTAGGTGCAATTGATCAGCCAGATGATAATCATTATGTTGCCGATGATTACAGAATTAATTATTTACGTGAACATATTAAAGCAATTGCTGGTGCAATTGATGATGGTGTTGATGTGATGGGTTATACTCCGTGGGGTTGTATTGACTTAGTCAGTGCTTCAACTGGTGAAATGTCTAAACGTTACGGCTTTATCTATGTTGATGAAAATGATCGCTGTGAAGGCAGTTTCAAACGCTATAAGAAGAAGTCATTTGACTGGTACAAGCAAGTTATTGCTACTAATGGTCAAGATTTAGGTTAA
- a CDS encoding PRD domain-containing protein, with protein sequence MKFVKNFNNNAALVSDESGVDWVVIGNGIGFGKKAEDEIDESKISRRFVAVEKNIELANSIGDIDTRTLALTTDVIQLASQKLQTKFSDYQYFALADHIDFVLKRADEGIDLGQETVRWEIHKLFPKEYNAALAAIKLIEKKTNLTLPKSEAVYLTYHFINAGSSQTKLQDTIKITKLIHGVIAIIEYQYGMKLDTESFNFNRFMTHLRAFMVRHICGLSDEDSGSELDQSLLELMKAKYKKAYETVLKIGTYLHEQAGWDLQPDDQVYLTLHVWRVTHRQSGSRADN encoded by the coding sequence TAACAATGCTGCTTTAGTGTCTGATGAATCTGGTGTTGACTGGGTTGTAATCGGTAATGGGATCGGCTTTGGTAAAAAAGCTGAAGATGAGATTGATGAGAGCAAGATTAGTCGCAGGTTTGTTGCGGTTGAGAAGAATATTGAGTTGGCCAATAGTATCGGTGATATTGATACGCGTACATTAGCACTGACAACTGATGTCATTCAACTTGCTTCGCAAAAACTGCAAACTAAGTTTTCTGATTATCAATATTTTGCGTTAGCTGATCATATTGATTTTGTGCTTAAAAGAGCTGATGAGGGTATTGATTTGGGTCAGGAAACGGTTCGTTGGGAAATTCATAAGCTATTTCCAAAAGAATATAATGCAGCTCTTGCGGCAATTAAGTTGATTGAAAAAAAGACGAACTTGACTTTGCCTAAGAGTGAAGCCGTGTATCTCACTTATCACTTTATTAATGCTGGTTCTAGTCAGACTAAGCTGCAGGATACGATTAAGATTACTAAGTTGATTCATGGTGTGATTGCGATTATTGAATATCAATATGGGATGAAACTAGACACAGAGTCATTTAATTTTAACCGGTTTATGACGCATTTGCGTGCATTTATGGTACGACATATTTGCGGCTTAAGTGATGAAGATAGCGGTAGTGAGCTTGATCAGTCTTTACTTGAATTGATGAAGGCAAAGTACAAGAAAGCTTACGAAACGGTTTTAAAAATCGGCACTTATTTACATGAACAAGCTGGCTGGGATTTACAGCCTGATGATCAGGTTTATTTGACACTACATGTTTGGCGGGTAACGCACAGACAAAGTGGTTCAAGAGCCGATAATTAG
- a CDS encoding cytochrome C5, translating to MGKDPRITRREYRKRYVESETDRKKVVHQSIETKHYSLRVPTRTNYRHLKLNFWEIFSDRPYIAVAIIVLAIFFIMAKLWWLLVLLMVLVVIGIYLIGRSHHPDRVLSLEFKLKASRKLSMLRAVQFGGAIIIFLATYMKKVVMVDFSSAGSTDGFQIVQGLLSDRGGVYGQQGSYFLNLLNTLTGGQLWGTYRYATNSAQMMNSNAGRWIVIWVLLLMIAPAFCVLAQFFREPYSRNTMLIASGITTISFILTPTLMRKWIVAYAMENQMSQAQAQAAVSVGPMAYVAMGCALMVLIISVYRVIKKDQFETNSKR from the coding sequence ATGGGGAAAGATCCACGCATAACAAGGCGTGAATATCGCAAGCGGTATGTCGAAAGTGAAACAGATAGAAAAAAAGTCGTCCATCAAAGTATCGAAACCAAGCATTATTCACTGCGCGTACCGACACGTACGAATTACCGTCATTTAAAGTTGAACTTTTGGGAAATTTTCTCTGATCGTCCATATATTGCTGTTGCAATTATTGTCTTGGCGATTTTCTTCATTATGGCAAAATTGTGGTGGCTGCTAGTTTTACTAATGGTGCTAGTCGTAATTGGGATTTATCTTATTGGCCGCAGTCATCACCCTGACCGTGTTTTAAGTCTGGAATTTAAATTAAAGGCGTCGCGTAAACTGAGTATGTTAAGAGCAGTGCAGTTTGGTGGTGCAATTATTATCTTCTTGGCGACATATATGAAAAAAGTGGTCATGGTTGACTTTTCATCTGCTGGATCAACTGACGGTTTTCAAATTGTGCAGGGATTATTATCTGATCGCGGCGGCGTATATGGGCAACAAGGTTCATACTTTTTGAATTTGCTTAATACACTAACTGGTGGACAGCTATGGGGAACATATCGTTACGCAACCAATAGCGCGCAAATGATGAACAGCAATGCAGGTCGCTGGATTGTAATTTGGGTGTTGTTATTAATGATTGCACCGGCATTTTGCGTGTTGGCGCAGTTCTTTAGAGAGCCATATTCGCGGAATACAATGTTAATTGCATCGGGCATAACTACGATTAGCTTTATCTTAACGCCGACTTTGATGCGTAAGTGGATTGTGGCGTATGCAATGGAAAATCAGATGTCCCAGGCACAGGCTCAAGCGGCAGTAAGTGTCGGACCAATGGCCTATGTGGCAATGGGTTGTGCCTTGATGGTATTAATAATTTCAGTTTACCGTGTGATTAAAAAAGATCAATTTGAAACTAATTCTAAAAGGTAA
- a CDS encoding MFS transporter — MILTKSYKLPAGWHKSFYTLWLGCFITGMGYSMTMPFISLFIADLGHYSKLQINLYSGLAFAMTFIAQAIVSPYWGNLADRKGRKLMCMRASGVMALTITATGFAPNAIYIIVMRFIQGAFSGYINNATALIAGETPHQRSGWVMSQMMTAGTAGNLVGPLLGGVLSSFFGNWLGSVWGYRIPFFITGFLMLLVFIGSTFLVHEEFTPISREEMKPMGEIMHSLPNVKLIIVMFVTTLLVQAANMSIDPIVSLYVKSMMPNSKNIAFVAGVVAATPGLGTLLAASKIGHKMDEIGPLKILRAGLIVGAILFAPMALTNSPWVLAGLRFLLGIASAAMLPAAQTVLTLNTPAESFGRIFSYNQSFQAVGSVFGSMMGSIISGVFNYATVFWTTGLTLLINFILIIFFSLKKAK; from the coding sequence ATCATTTTGACAAAATCTTACAAGTTACCAGCTGGGTGGCATAAATCGTTTTATACCCTCTGGCTTGGCTGCTTTATTACAGGTATGGGTTATTCAATGACAATGCCCTTTATTTCTTTATTTATCGCGGACCTCGGTCACTACAGTAAGTTGCAAATCAACCTATATTCCGGACTAGCCTTTGCTATGACCTTCATTGCACAAGCAATCGTTTCGCCTTATTGGGGTAACCTCGCTGACCGTAAGGGACGCAAACTAATGTGTATGCGTGCTTCTGGCGTGATGGCTTTGACCATTACTGCTACTGGGTTTGCACCCAATGCTATTTACATTATTGTCATGCGGTTTATTCAAGGTGCATTTTCCGGATACATCAATAATGCCACGGCATTAATTGCTGGTGAGACGCCACACCAACGCAGTGGTTGGGTAATGAGTCAAATGATGACTGCCGGAACTGCCGGTAACTTAGTCGGCCCACTACTCGGGGGCGTTTTATCCAGTTTCTTTGGTAATTGGCTCGGTAGCGTTTGGGGGTATCGAATTCCCTTCTTTATCACTGGTTTCTTAATGTTACTGGTCTTTATTGGCTCTACTTTCCTAGTTCACGAAGAATTTACGCCAATTTCACGTGAAGAAATGAAACCTATGGGCGAAATCATGCACAGCTTACCAAACGTAAAATTAATTATCGTTATGTTTGTGACAACTCTGCTGGTTCAAGCCGCTAATATGTCAATTGACCCTATCGTATCTTTATACGTTAAGTCGATGATGCCCAATAGTAAGAATATCGCCTTTGTAGCCGGGGTTGTGGCAGCAACTCCAGGTCTTGGGACACTACTAGCTGCTTCAAAAATCGGCCATAAAATGGACGAAATTGGACCACTAAAAATCTTACGCGCTGGGTTAATCGTCGGCGCCATTCTCTTTGCACCTATGGCTCTTACTAATTCGCCATGGGTTCTTGCAGGTTTACGGTTTTTACTAGGGATTGCCAGTGCTGCAATGCTACCAGCAGCTCAAACTGTGCTCACGCTGAACACACCAGCAGAAAGTTTTGGCCGCATCTTTAGTTATAACCAATCATTCCAGGCTGTTGGTTCCGTCTTCGGCTCAATGATGGGTTCAATTATTTCAGGTGTTTTCAATTATGCCACTGTTTTTTGGACAACTGGCTTGACATTATTAATCAATTTTATTTTAATTATCTTTTTCAGTTTAAAAAAAGCAAAATAA
- a CDS encoding beta-glucoside-specific PTS transporter subunit IIABC: MAYEDLSQKIIANVGGKDNVASVVHCTTRLRFKLKDEKKANDAAMKSTDGVISLVKSGGQYQVVIGNNVADVYDTLIKVGGFSDGGEVDDDYVDTSNMSLADRFIDLISGIFNPILGPMCAAGMIKGFNAMFVALGWEAQTSGTYTVLNAIGDSLFYFLPVILGISAAKKFKLDGYLGATIGAALCYPTIVAMNSSKTTLFTLFKGTIFQAPIHMTFLGIPVISMNYTSSVIPIILAIWFASKVHKLARKIIPDVVKTFLVPFMVLLITIPVTFIVIGPIATWLGNAIAAGVSAVYNFSPILAGILMGAFWQVFVIFGVHWGFVAVMMTNIAAMGYDPILGLSLAASFAQTGVVAAIIFQTKDEKTRSIAIPAVVSGIFGVTEPAIYGVTLPRKRPFILSCIASAIGGGLIGMFGTKVYIMAGMGIFSIPDAISKNGIDMRVYGLIIAMAVATVLGFVFQMLFGKKSVDAPLDGEAEAAPAVAAAENNANAEVKEINNSEATCDAPKATVTPEEVVAPLSGTVVALSDVKDQVFSSGAMGQGAAIEPSEGKVYAPVAGTVAMVFPTGHAIGLKSDKGAEVMIHIGMDTVELDGKGFKTLVKKDQAVKAGDPLIEFDMDAIKKAGYILTTPVIVTNTKDYNEVKVVADGQVKATDAFLDLK, from the coding sequence ATGGCTTACGAGGATTTAAGTCAAAAGATTATCGCCAATGTTGGTGGTAAAGATAACGTAGCCAGTGTTGTTCACTGTACAACACGGTTACGCTTTAAGTTGAAGGATGAAAAAAAGGCCAACGATGCTGCAATGAAATCAACTGATGGGGTTATTTCATTGGTTAAATCTGGTGGTCAGTATCAAGTAGTTATCGGTAATAACGTCGCCGATGTTTATGATACTTTAATTAAAGTTGGTGGCTTTTCCGATGGTGGCGAAGTTGATGATGATTATGTTGATACCAGTAATATGAGTTTAGCTGATCGTTTTATTGATTTGATTTCTGGTATCTTCAACCCAATCTTAGGGCCAATGTGTGCGGCCGGAATGATTAAAGGTTTCAATGCAATGTTCGTTGCGTTGGGCTGGGAAGCACAAACTTCAGGTACTTATACAGTGTTGAATGCTATTGGCGACAGTTTATTCTACTTCTTGCCAGTAATCTTAGGTATTTCTGCTGCTAAGAAATTTAAGCTTGATGGTTACCTTGGTGCAACAATTGGTGCTGCACTTTGTTACCCAACAATTGTTGCGATGAATAGTAGTAAGACAACTCTGTTTACTTTATTCAAAGGAACAATTTTCCAAGCACCAATCCACATGACTTTCCTTGGAATTCCAGTAATTTCAATGAATTATACTTCATCGGTTATTCCAATTATTTTGGCTATTTGGTTTGCTTCTAAAGTACATAAATTAGCACGGAAGATTATTCCTGACGTTGTTAAGACATTCTTGGTACCGTTTATGGTGCTGCTGATTACTATTCCAGTAACCTTTATCGTAATTGGACCAATTGCTACTTGGCTTGGTAATGCAATCGCTGCTGGTGTTAGTGCCGTTTACAACTTCAGCCCAATCTTAGCTGGTATCCTGATGGGTGCATTCTGGCAAGTATTTGTTATTTTTGGTGTCCACTGGGGCTTTGTTGCCGTTATGATGACCAACATTGCAGCTATGGGTTATGACCCAATTTTAGGTTTGTCACTTGCTGCATCATTTGCTCAAACCGGTGTTGTAGCTGCTATTATTTTCCAAACTAAGGACGAAAAGACTCGTAGTATAGCTATTCCAGCTGTTGTTTCAGGAATCTTTGGTGTTACTGAACCTGCTATTTATGGTGTTACCCTGCCACGCAAGCGACCATTTATTTTGAGTTGTATTGCTTCAGCTATTGGTGGTGGCCTGATTGGTATGTTTGGTACTAAAGTTTACATCATGGCCGGAATGGGAATCTTCTCAATTCCAGATGCAATCAGTAAAAACGGTATCGACATGCGCGTTTATGGCTTAATTATCGCTATGGCAGTTGCTACTGTTTTAGGTTTTGTCTTCCAAATGTTATTCGGCAAAAAGAGTGTTGATGCTCCACTTGATGGTGAAGCTGAAGCTGCTCCAGCCGTTGCAGCTGCTGAAAATAATGCTAATGCAGAAGTAAAAGAAATTAACAATAGTGAAGCTACATGTGATGCTCCTAAGGCAACTGTTACTCCAGAAGAAGTAGTTGCTCCGTTAAGCGGTACAGTTGTTGCTTTAAGTGACGTTAAGGATCAAGTCTTTTCAAGTGGTGCGATGGGTCAAGGTGCTGCAATTGAACCAAGTGAAGGTAAGGTTTATGCACCAGTTGCTGGGACAGTTGCCATGGTCTTTCCTACTGGACACGCTATCGGGCTTAAGTCTGATAAGGGTGCCGAAGTAATGATTCATATTGGTATGGATACAGTTGAACTTGATGGCAAGGGCTTTAAGACATTGGTTAAAAAAGATCAGGCAGTTAAGGCTGGTGATCCATTAATTGAATTTGATATGGATGCAATTAAAAAAGCTGGTTATATTTTAACTACTCCCGTGATTGTAACCAACACAAAGGACTATAATGAGGTTAAAGTTGTTGCAGATGGTCAAGTTAAGGCCACTGATGCATTTTTAGACTTAAAGTAG